TGGCCCTTCTGGGCCAGGTAGTCCTTGTAGTTGCGGGTGAGGAGCGTGTAGAGGAAAGGGTTGACGCAGCTTTTGCCGTACGTGAGGCAGGTGGCCAAGAAGTTGACGTAGTTGTGGGTGGATGAGGACAGAGCCTTGAGGGACTCCGCCGAGAAGAGCTGGGCCAGCTGCCAGGCCCAGAAAGGCAGGAAACAGGCCCAGTAGGCCACCGATAGTACGGACAGAATTCGGTCACTGCCTGtaaaagtaccggattcggtacccatccctagtcgaGACTTCCACCTGAACTACGAGTGCtcgggggcggggctacaggagAAAGAGGTTCTGTCCTGCTCGAAGCGGTCGAGTGGCCCTTCTGGGCCAGGTAGTCCTTGTAGTTGCGGGTGAGGAGCGTGTAGAGGAAAGGGTTGACACAGCTGTTGCCGTACGTGAGGCAGGTGACAAAGAAGTTGACGTAGTTGTGGGTGGATGAGGACAGAGCCTTGAGGGACTCCGCCGAGAAGAGCTGGGCCAGCTGCCAGGCCCAGAAAGGCAGGAAACAGGCCCAGTAGGCCACCGATAGTACGGACAGAATTCGGTCACTGCCTGtaaaagtaccggattcggtacccatccctagtcgaGACTTCCACCTGAACTACGAGTGCtcgggggcggggctacaggagAAAGAGGTTCTGTCCTGCTCGAAGCGGTCGAGTGGCCCTTCTGGGCCAGGTAGTCCTTGTAGTTGCGGGTGAGGAGCGTGTAGAGGAAAGGGTTGACACAGCTGTTGCCGTACGTGAGGCAGGTGACAAAGAAGTTGACGTAGTTGTGGGTGGATGAGGACAGAGCCTTGAGGGACTCCGCCGAGAAGAGCTGGGCCATCTGCCAGGCCCAGAAAGGCAGGAAACAGGCCCAGTAGGCCACCACGATGCTGAAGATCATGACCACCACCCGCTGCTTGAGTCCTCGCCTCCTGGCCGAGCCGGGGCTCCCCGCCAGTCGGGCCTGCGCCGCCCAGTAGCGCCTGGCGAGGCCGGCGTAGAGTCCGACTATGACCAGCCCAGGGATGAGGACGCTGGTCAGGAAGAGGGTGGTGACGTAGGCTTTGAAGGCCTCCAAGGTCCAGGTGGGGAAGCACATGCGCTTGACCACTCCGGCCGGCGACGGCTTGCCCTCGCGGAGTCGGATCATCACCATCATGGGGAGCGTGAGCGCGAAGGCGGTGGCCCAGATGGCGGCGGCCGCCAGCTTGCGTCGGCGCGGCGTGGAGTCGCGGGCGCCGAAGGGCCGGGCCACGGCGCGGTAGCGCTCCAGGCTCATGGCCACCAGGATGAAGACGCTGGCGTGCATGGTGAGGAGGTCCAGGCTCAGCAGGACCCGGCAGCCCGCCTCGCCGAAGAGCCAGTCGTGGGCGAAGTAGGTGCAGACCACGAAGGGGATGGTGGAGAGGTAGAGCAGGTCGGCCAGCGCCAGGTTGGCCACGTACACGTACACCGAGCCGGTGCGGCGCAGCGCCGCCGACCGCGTGACCACCAGTGTGTACGCGTTGCCCG
The Entelurus aequoreus isolate RoL-2023_Sb linkage group LG18, RoL_Eaeq_v1.1, whole genome shotgun sequence DNA segment above includes these coding regions:
- the uts2r4 gene encoding urotensin-2 receptor, whose product is MNGSNASGDGGSSGSGGLWVTSLLGAALLVMWLLGVAGNAYTLVVTRSAALRRTGSVYVYVANLALADLLYLSTIPFVVCTYFAHDWLFGEAGCRVLLSLDLLTMHASVFILVAMSLERYRAVARPFGARDSTPRRRKLAAAAIWATAFALTLPMMVMIRLREGKPSPAGVVKRMCFPTWTLEAFKAYVTTLFLTSVLIPGLVIVGLYAGLARRYWAAQARLAGSPGSARRRGLKQRVVVMIFSIVVAYWACFLPFWAWQMAQLFSAESLKALSSSTHNYVNFFVTCLTYGNSCVNPFLYTLLTRNYKDYLAQKGHSTASSRTEPLSPVAPPPSTRSSGGSLD